One Bacillus sp. FJAT-52991 genomic region harbors:
- a CDS encoding HAMP domain-containing sensor histidine kinase, with the protein MMWAIILLLILIILVLIYDKFAINKQIIKTQRDIEEAIFNDSITHLRVHYSNSQLRSLIDSMNQFMEKYQNNKERTNFLELERKKMITNISHDIRTPLTSILGYMEVIYRENSSMSEEERLKYLEVVYQKAQKLTAITESFFELSQLEAGEIQIRPKRENIVDIIQDVFVSFFVEFEKIGLTPVINLPDQPLYVRCDKEAVERILNNLIQNALKYGSGGKVIGVQVQRIDNCCWIEIWDKGEGILEKDLPYVFNRLFQSGRSRSNTGNGLGLSISKKLVEKQKGQIRVTSKPYEKTSFSFSLLADDENEENA; encoded by the coding sequence ATGATGTGGGCCATCATACTATTGTTGATACTTATTATTCTAGTATTAATTTATGATAAATTTGCCATTAACAAACAGATCATTAAAACCCAAAGAGATATAGAGGAAGCTATATTTAACGACTCCATTACACATTTACGCGTTCACTATTCGAACTCTCAATTAAGAAGTCTTATAGATTCAATGAATCAGTTTATGGAAAAGTATCAGAATAACAAAGAAAGAACGAATTTTCTTGAACTAGAAAGAAAGAAAATGATTACAAATATCTCACATGATATTAGGACCCCTCTAACCTCTATATTAGGATATATGGAGGTTATTTACAGGGAAAACAGCAGCATGAGTGAAGAAGAACGATTGAAATATCTTGAAGTTGTTTATCAGAAAGCACAGAAGTTAACGGCCATCACTGAATCTTTTTTTGAGCTATCACAGCTGGAGGCTGGGGAGATACAGATTAGACCGAAAAGAGAAAATATTGTGGACATCATCCAAGATGTTTTTGTATCTTTTTTTGTTGAATTTGAAAAAATCGGCTTGACTCCAGTGATAAATTTGCCTGATCAACCTTTATATGTAAGGTGTGACAAAGAGGCTGTTGAGAGAATCTTAAATAATCTAATCCAAAATGCACTTAAATACGGATCTGGGGGAAAAGTGATTGGTGTGCAGGTACAGCGTATTGATAATTGCTGCTGGATTGAGATTTGGGACAAGGGAGAAGGCATTTTGGAAAAGGATCTGCCTTATGTCTTTAATCGGCTGTTTCAGTCTGGAAGATCTCGTAGTAATACAGGAAACGGACTAGGCCTCTCTATCTCGAAGAAATTAGTAGAAAAACAAAAAGGACAAATTAGAGTAACAAGCAAGCCTTATGAAAAAACGAGTTTTTCATTCTCATTATTGGCTGATGACGAGAATGAAGAAAATGCTTAG
- a CDS encoding ATP-binding cassette domain-containing protein, which produces MDYVLRTFGLTKIYQDKHVVQNINMTIKKGEIYGLIGKNGAGKTTTLRMILNLINPSSGKVELFGKNPAKNQSIFEKIGSFICHSNFYHNLTAEENLEIHRRLMGVVSKKRTEEMLKKVNLMQYKDKKVEDFSVGMKQRLGIARSMLHYPEFLILDEPTNGLDPQVVKDLRQTLIQLANDYEVAILLSSHILSEVDYLSNVLGIIHEGHLIEELNYEALQEKKKRYLQLSVNDVKKASFILETELNISDYIICDGGIIKVYNKMDSAELNTKMVESSVEVYEMINAHDSLENYFLSITEEGDLIDHYPAN; this is translated from the coding sequence ATGGACTATGTATTAAGGACATTTGGTCTAACCAAAATTTATCAGGATAAACATGTTGTACAGAATATTAATATGACTATAAAAAAGGGAGAGATATACGGATTAATAGGGAAAAATGGAGCAGGTAAAACAACAACTTTACGAATGATCTTGAATTTAATTAATCCATCCAGCGGAAAGGTTGAACTGTTCGGAAAAAATCCTGCTAAAAACCAATCGATCTTTGAGAAAATAGGATCATTCATCTGTCATTCTAATTTTTATCATAACCTTACAGCAGAGGAAAATCTTGAAATACACCGCCGGCTTATGGGGGTTGTTTCAAAAAAACGTACGGAAGAAATGCTGAAGAAAGTGAATCTCATGCAATATAAAGATAAAAAGGTGGAGGATTTTTCTGTTGGGATGAAGCAAAGGCTAGGAATTGCTAGATCGATGCTGCATTACCCTGAATTCCTTATTTTAGATGAACCAACGAATGGGCTAGATCCTCAAGTAGTGAAAGATTTAAGACAGACCTTGATTCAATTGGCAAATGATTATGAAGTAGCCATCTTGCTTTCGAGCCATATTTTATCTGAGGTTGATTATTTATCCAATGTTCTTGGAATCATTCATGAAGGTCATTTAATTGAAGAATTAAATTATGAAGCTTTGCAAGAAAAGAAGAAGAGATATTTGCAGTTATCCGTAAATGATGTGAAAAAGGCTTCGTTCATTCTTGAGACAGAGTTAAACATTTCAGACTATATCATTTGCGATGGAGGAATTATTAAAGTTTACAATAAGATGGATTCAGCTGAACTGAATACAAAAATGGTTGAAAGTTCTGTGGAAGTATACGAAATGATAAATGCGCATGACTCGCTTGAGAATTACTTTTTATCGATCACAGAGGAGGGGGATCTTATTGATCACTATCCTGCAAACTGA
- a CDS encoding ABC transporter permease — MITILQTELLKLRRTMVQWMGICVIIIPIVFNFIYVILSSIMGNTTFNWGTALIYANFLLTVLIAPIFYAGIASYIFSREYREGTAEAHFTYPYKRTSFFIGKMMIIFLFIILSCFIIFSVNLIICLFFADVPPPPLFIKTGILDSIKISATQCALVCITILASIAFRNIVAGILTAVIGCATAIAMLFSAVGDWQLLNPYFFSMVVTDIQNYEQGYIYLGMGAIIIVGVLAFLSALHLYKNNDITNK, encoded by the coding sequence TTGATCACTATCCTGCAAACTGAATTATTGAAATTGCGCAGGACGATGGTTCAATGGATGGGTATATGTGTCATTATTATACCTATTGTCTTTAATTTCATATATGTTATTCTTTCAAGCATTATGGGCAATACTACTTTTAATTGGGGCACGGCATTAATATATGCGAACTTTTTGCTGACTGTTCTTATAGCGCCAATCTTCTATGCGGGTATAGCCAGTTATATATTTTCAAGAGAATATCGTGAAGGAACCGCGGAAGCTCATTTTACCTATCCATATAAGAGAACTTCCTTCTTTATAGGGAAAATGATGATTATTTTCCTTTTTATCATACTATCCTGTTTCATAATCTTTAGTGTGAATCTTATCATATGCCTTTTTTTTGCTGATGTTCCTCCGCCACCGCTATTCATAAAAACTGGGATCTTGGATAGTATAAAGATTTCAGCCACTCAATGTGCACTGGTTTGCATCACTATATTGGCCAGCATTGCCTTTAGAAATATAGTGGCAGGAATCCTTACGGCGGTAATTGGCTGTGCTACTGCTATAGCCATGCTCTTTTCAGCAGTAGGAGATTGGCAGCTGCTTAACCCCTACTTTTTTAGCATGGTTGTAACGGATATACAAAATTATGAGCAGGGCTATATTTATTTAGGTATGGGGGCAATAATTATAGTAGGAGTTTTGGCTTTTCTAAGTGCGCTGCATCTTTACAAAAATAATGATATTACAAATAAATAA
- a CDS encoding malate:quinone oxidoreductase — protein MSNREIKSDVILIGAGIMSATLGTLLKELVPDWKITVFEKLEKAGEESSNEWNNAGTGHAALCELNYTSEKPDGSINISKAIKVNEQFQESMQFWSYLVNSNLIRNPQDFIMPLPHMSMVQGEDNVKFLKKRFEAMTNNPLFKGMEFSDDPETLKKWIPLIMEDRPADEHIAATKIDSGTDVNFGALTRMLFDHLQTQNVDVEYKHNVESIKRNKDGSWAFKVHDLDGCKMEYHTAKFVFLGAGGGSLHLLQQSGIPEGKHIGGFPISGLFMVCKNQEVVEQHHAKVYGKAKVGAPPMSVPHLDTRYIDNKKSLLFGPFAGFSPKFLKTGSNMDLIFSVKPHNITTLLAAGVKEMALTKYLIQQLMLSKEQRMEELREFIPTAKSEEWDIVVAGQRVQVIKDTEAGGKGTLQFGTEVVSAADGSIAALLGASPGASTAVPVMLEVIKKCFPEHIKEWEPKIKEMIPSYGMSLREHPELIDEIHTSTAQALGLSQNLPLQTAD, from the coding sequence ATGAGCAACAGAGAGATTAAATCAGATGTTATCTTAATTGGTGCTGGAATCATGAGTGCTACTTTAGGGACACTTCTGAAAGAATTAGTACCGGACTGGAAAATTACAGTATTTGAGAAGCTCGAAAAAGCAGGGGAGGAAAGCTCTAACGAATGGAATAATGCGGGAACGGGGCATGCTGCACTGTGCGAGCTGAACTACACTTCTGAAAAACCAGACGGATCTATAAATATTAGCAAAGCTATAAAAGTTAATGAACAGTTTCAAGAGTCAATGCAGTTTTGGTCTTATCTTGTAAACAGTAATCTGATACGTAATCCGCAAGACTTTATTATGCCATTACCTCATATGAGTATGGTACAAGGGGAAGACAATGTAAAGTTTTTAAAGAAACGTTTTGAAGCGATGACCAACAATCCTTTATTCAAAGGGATGGAATTTTCTGATGACCCGGAAACACTGAAAAAATGGATTCCGCTTATTATGGAAGACCGTCCAGCGGATGAGCATATAGCGGCAACAAAAATCGACTCTGGAACGGATGTCAACTTTGGTGCTTTAACGCGTATGTTATTTGACCACTTACAAACTCAAAACGTCGATGTCGAGTACAAACATAATGTTGAAAGCATTAAACGTAATAAAGATGGCTCATGGGCATTCAAAGTGCATGATCTCGATGGCTGTAAAATGGAATACCATACGGCGAAATTTGTCTTTCTTGGAGCTGGGGGAGGAAGCCTGCATTTACTACAACAATCAGGTATTCCTGAAGGGAAACACATTGGTGGATTCCCGATTAGCGGATTATTTATGGTATGTAAAAATCAAGAAGTTGTTGAGCAACATCATGCAAAAGTATACGGAAAAGCTAAAGTTGGTGCTCCACCGATGTCTGTTCCGCATCTTGACACACGATATATCGATAACAAAAAATCATTGCTATTTGGACCGTTCGCCGGCTTCTCACCTAAGTTCTTAAAAACAGGTTCAAATATGGATTTAATCTTTTCTGTAAAGCCGCATAATATTACAACGTTATTGGCGGCAGGAGTTAAAGAGATGGCATTGACAAAATACCTGATCCAACAACTTATGTTATCGAAAGAACAGCGTATGGAAGAGTTACGTGAGTTTATCCCGACAGCTAAGAGCGAGGAGTGGGATATTGTAGTAGCTGGTCAACGTGTACAAGTTATTAAAGATACTGAAGCTGGTGGCAAAGGAACGCTTCAATTTGGTACGGAAGTGGTTAGTGCCGCTGATGGTTCGATAGCAGCATTGCTCGGCGCTTCTCCAGGTGCTTCTACTGCCGTTCCCGTCATGCTTGAGGTAATAAAAAAATGCTTCCCAGAACACATAAAAGAGTGGGAACCGAAAATTAAAGAAATGATTCCGTCTTATGGCATGTCACTAAGAGAACACCCAGAGCTGATTGACGAAATTCATACTTCAACAGCGCAGGCGCTTGGTCTAAGTCAAAACTTGCCGTTACAGACAGCAGACTAA
- a CDS encoding ECF transporter S component: protein MDSTLSSTGAAKAKTRTLVINALFITLTLVATMFINIRLPIMGNGGLIHLGNVPLFIAAFVYGRKTGAIAGAFGMALFDFLSGWAVWAPFTFVIVGAMGYTAGLISEKMSGKRVVVHTLAIVAALIIKVVGYYFAEVILYGNWIQPFGSIPGNVMQVVLAGIIVLPLAGRLKKIAR from the coding sequence ATGGATTCAACACTCTCATCGACAGGTGCAGCTAAGGCGAAAACAAGAACCCTCGTCATCAATGCCCTTTTTATCACATTGACCCTTGTAGCGACCATGTTCATCAACATCAGGCTTCCTATCATGGGTAACGGAGGCCTTATCCATCTCGGGAATGTGCCTCTCTTTATAGCAGCGTTCGTTTACGGCAGAAAAACGGGAGCCATCGCAGGCGCCTTCGGAATGGCTTTATTCGATTTTCTCTCCGGCTGGGCAGTATGGGCACCGTTTACATTCGTCATCGTAGGCGCAATGGGCTACACAGCTGGTCTTATATCTGAAAAAATGTCCGGCAAAAGAGTGGTCGTTCACACATTGGCCATTGTTGCTGCACTGATAATAAAAGTCGTGGGCTACTATTTTGCTGAAGTAATCCTTTATGGCAACTGGATACAGCCATTCGGCTCCATCCCTGGAAACGTCATGCAAGTCGTACTCGCCGGTATCATTGTCTTACCACTGGCGGGACGCTTAAAGAAAATTGCTAGATAG
- a CDS encoding DinB family protein, which yields MESYSMESHFQTITDQRITFSNEMNNHLDHPWIRPYKEKWSIGETYYHLYLMVKRIRQLNSVYIPLMTPVASIRKKKTFKTKSEDVFKAFEQKHKRAMKAPFLLMPPKELDKSYTFRNLEQMLESETEKLKKLVDQMDERVAGQIYYPDPYAHYPNLIQSIHLIAIHEKHHFEITKKYFNL from the coding sequence ATGGAAAGTTATAGTATGGAATCACATTTTCAAACAATCACCGATCAGAGAATTACTTTTTCTAATGAAATGAATAATCATCTTGATCACCCTTGGATAAGACCTTATAAAGAAAAATGGTCAATAGGTGAAACTTATTATCACTTGTATTTAATGGTTAAAAGGATTAGACAGTTAAATTCAGTTTATATTCCTTTGATGACTCCTGTTGCAAGTATTCGAAAGAAAAAAACATTTAAAACGAAAAGTGAAGATGTTTTTAAAGCATTTGAACAAAAGCATAAAAGAGCAATGAAGGCTCCTTTTCTCTTAATGCCACCAAAAGAATTAGATAAAAGTTATACATTTAGGAATTTGGAACAAATGCTGGAATCAGAGACAGAAAAATTAAAGAAATTAGTAGATCAAATGGATGAAAGAGTAGCTGGTCAGATTTATTACCCTGATCCATACGCACATTATCCTAATTTAATTCAAAGTATTCATTTAATAGCGATTCATGAGAAGCATCACTTTGAAATTACGAAGAAATACTTTAATTTATAA
- a CDS encoding YnfA family protein, whose product MIYTVSLFILAGIAEIGGGYLVWLWLREGKPYWYGIIGGIILVLYGIIPTLQNFPSFGRVYAAYGGVFIIISVLWGWGVDKKTPDTYDWIGAVICLIGVSIMLWGPRHSI is encoded by the coding sequence ATGATTTATACGGTAAGTTTATTCATTCTTGCAGGAATTGCCGAAATTGGTGGAGGATATTTGGTCTGGCTATGGTTACGTGAGGGGAAGCCGTATTGGTATGGAATAATAGGCGGTATTATTTTGGTTTTATACGGAATAATCCCCACTCTGCAAAATTTCCCTTCATTCGGAAGAGTCTATGCCGCCTATGGTGGAGTGTTTATTATTATTTCAGTGTTGTGGGGATGGGGAGTCGATAAAAAAACTCCTGATACTTACGATTGGATAGGTGCAGTCATTTGTTTAATTGGGGTTTCAATCATGCTTTGGGGGCCAAGGCATTCGATTTGA
- a CDS encoding heterocycloanthracin/sonorensin family bacteriocin — MNNFQNELQMLNVGDFQASEAIPWDSSQYYGDQDRQFGGFFRCFSCFNCFRCSNCFSCSNCFRCSNCFSCSNCFRCSNCFRCGGRCGG, encoded by the coding sequence GTGAATAATTTTCAAAATGAGCTTCAAATGTTGAATGTTGGTGATTTCCAGGCGAGCGAGGCTATACCTTGGGATTCAAGTCAATACTATGGGGATCAAGATCGACAATTTGGAGGTTTTTTCCGATGTTTTAGTTGCTTTAATTGTTTTCGTTGTTCTAATTGCTTTAGTTGTTCTAATTGTTTTCGTTGCTCTAATTGCTTTAGTTGTTCTAATTGTTTTCGTTGCTCTAATTGCTTTCGTTGCGGCGGTCGTTGCGGTGGTTAA
- a CDS encoding putative thiazole-containing bacteriocin maturation protein, whose protein sequence is MTNLNPSMRLKVKRDTFFLPDPNSGVYFRNNVSSFHMKGSTIDQWVNKLIPMFNGEYTLGNLTNGLPSPYRDRVYEIAEVLYKNGFVRDVSQDRPHELGDQILKKYASQIEFLENSIDSGAYRFQSYRQTKVLAIGSGPFFVSLVSSLIESGLPKFHVLITDSVPTNRQRLEEIVVHARKTDPEIAVEEVILKKEGGSSWQEIVHSFESILYVSQDGDVEELRALHKICREEKKLFIPAVFLKQVGMAGPLVHPDSEGCWESAWRSIHQSVFGNGDQLNSFSSTAGAMLANVIVFELFKNITRVSESDQMNQFFMLNLDTMEGNWHSFMPHPLVTGRAKAEWIPDFDLQLKQNSSSGESGELLLYFSQLTSAESGIFHILEEENLRQLPLAQCRVQVVDPLSEGPAELLPSIVCTELTHEKARKKAGLSGIEAYMSRMIEVLLMPQKLEGSVKYEEFVGVGAGETIAEGVCRGLQKCLTEEWSKQKQLVDQKNVVFRMQLSDVEDERCRYYLQALTTIQGTPIIGLGKEVSGFPVVWVGTNDRWYSSVGLSTTMALQKALHQALMNGKNQTTQAMADSSVYLVEKEPQSLVIHPSEEIPQSEVLQSAMQVLERNCKKLFVVELTLEPFLKKELVGVYGILLREEESL, encoded by the coding sequence ATGACAAATTTGAACCCTTCTATGCGTCTGAAAGTGAAAAGAGATACTTTTTTTCTCCCTGATCCAAACAGCGGTGTGTATTTTCGAAATAATGTAAGTTCGTTTCATATGAAAGGCAGTACGATAGATCAATGGGTTAACAAGCTGATACCCATGTTCAATGGTGAGTACACGTTGGGGAATTTGACAAACGGATTGCCGAGTCCATATCGAGATCGGGTGTATGAAATTGCCGAAGTTCTTTATAAAAACGGGTTTGTTCGGGATGTCAGTCAAGATCGTCCACATGAATTGGGGGATCAGATTCTTAAAAAGTATGCTTCTCAAATTGAATTTTTAGAAAATTCGATTGATTCAGGTGCATATCGTTTTCAATCCTATCGTCAGACTAAAGTGTTGGCGATCGGCTCTGGTCCATTTTTTGTCTCGTTGGTTTCTTCATTGATTGAATCTGGATTGCCTAAGTTCCACGTGTTGATAACAGACTCAGTACCGACAAATCGGCAACGGTTAGAAGAAATTGTAGTACATGCACGTAAAACGGACCCCGAGATAGCAGTAGAGGAGGTCATCCTGAAAAAGGAGGGGGGAAGTTCTTGGCAGGAGATTGTGCATTCGTTTGAATCAATCTTGTATGTGTCGCAGGATGGTGATGTAGAAGAACTACGAGCTCTTCATAAAATTTGTAGGGAAGAGAAAAAACTATTTATCCCAGCTGTATTTCTAAAACAAGTGGGGATGGCAGGTCCTTTAGTTCATCCAGACTCTGAAGGATGTTGGGAGTCTGCATGGCGCAGCATACATCAATCTGTGTTTGGTAATGGAGATCAATTAAACAGTTTCTCTTCCACTGCAGGAGCGATGTTGGCCAATGTAATCGTGTTTGAGTTATTTAAAAACATTACGAGAGTTTCTGAATCAGATCAGATGAATCAATTCTTTATGCTTAATCTAGATACGATGGAAGGAAACTGGCATTCGTTCATGCCTCATCCGTTAGTAACCGGACGTGCTAAGGCAGAATGGATTCCAGACTTTGATTTGCAGCTCAAACAGAATTCGAGCAGTGGGGAATCGGGCGAGTTGCTACTATACTTTAGTCAGTTGACATCAGCGGAATCCGGTATTTTTCATATTTTAGAGGAAGAGAATTTAAGGCAGTTACCATTAGCACAGTGTCGCGTTCAGGTAGTTGATCCTTTGTCGGAGGGACCTGCAGAGCTGTTACCAAGCATTGTCTGTACAGAACTTACACATGAGAAGGCACGGAAAAAAGCAGGTCTATCTGGAATTGAAGCATATATGTCGCGAATGATCGAAGTGCTCCTTATGCCTCAGAAACTAGAGGGGAGTGTAAAATATGAGGAATTTGTTGGTGTCGGAGCGGGAGAAACAATTGCAGAAGGTGTTTGCCGTGGCTTGCAAAAGTGTCTAACAGAGGAATGGAGCAAACAAAAACAGCTGGTTGATCAGAAGAATGTTGTCTTTCGGATGCAGTTAAGTGATGTAGAAGATGAACGTTGCCGGTATTATTTACAGGCACTGACTACGATACAGGGTACACCAATCATAGGCTTGGGAAAGGAAGTGTCCGGTTTCCCTGTGGTATGGGTCGGTACGAATGATCGTTGGTATAGCAGTGTAGGTTTGAGTACAACTATGGCATTGCAAAAAGCGTTACACCAGGCGCTTATGAATGGAAAAAATCAAACGACACAAGCAATGGCGGATTCGTCTGTGTATCTAGTAGAAAAAGAGCCACAAAGCCTAGTCATCCATCCGAGTGAAGAAATACCTCAGTCCGAGGTCTTGCAGTCCGCTATGCAAGTCTTGGAAAGGAACTGCAAGAAACTCTTTGTTGTTGAACTAACATTGGAACCATTTTTGAAAAAGGAACTGGTAGGTGTGTACGGTATATTGCTACGTGAGGAGGAATCCCTGTGA
- a CDS encoding TOMM precursor leader peptide-binding protein, which translates to MSAVVVIVGEGMLADYVCGELSAQYHVVRHIDFEAGVPEETDLVLVLHDAWKPSVHRKAEEVLRPAGIRWLRGFISFGEGLVGPLVCSDTPGCSQCADMRLLMAGNDRKEMWEMQQMLAKDGGVPRDAWASSMGLLQMAYLLSAEVQRILQGDEAYSEGRVYLINLKTLKSSWHTFLPDPLCPVCSEIPDDSPAAARISLTSSPKIEGSYRYRSMDDLNKVLVKDYLDHRTGVLNGKMYDLVPPFADVGVNLPLFSGDEGVAGRTHSYAISELTAILEGLERSCGISPRGKRTVVHNSFNNLKDRALNPIKVGVHAKEQYARSDFPFEQFNPDRPMNWVWGYSLLEDRPILVPELLAYYSLGCGKGFVYETSNGCALGGSLEEAIFYGILEVVERDSFLMTWYAKLPLPRLDPYTANDQELQLMIDRVRVVGGYDLYFYNSTMEHGIPSVWAIAKNRKKKGLNIICAAGAHLDPVRAVKSTIHELAAMMLTLDEKLETNQEEFVRMLQDPSLVQKMDDHGMLYGLPQAQKRLQFLLDDNRPLRSFDEEFKWKSTHADLTDDLKDILQKFRQLNLDVIVVDQSTSETRRNGLYCVKVLIPGMLPMTFGHHLTRVTGLERVLLVPMELGYSKQPLTLEQLNPHPHPFP; encoded by the coding sequence GTGAGTGCAGTCGTAGTGATTGTCGGAGAAGGAATGTTAGCTGACTACGTGTGTGGAGAATTGTCAGCCCAATATCATGTAGTTCGTCATATTGATTTCGAGGCAGGGGTACCTGAAGAGACTGATTTAGTTCTAGTATTGCACGATGCCTGGAAACCTTCTGTTCATCGAAAAGCGGAAGAGGTGTTACGTCCAGCCGGCATCCGTTGGCTACGAGGCTTTATTTCATTTGGAGAAGGCTTGGTTGGACCACTAGTTTGCTCAGATACACCGGGGTGCTCTCAATGCGCGGATATGCGACTTCTCATGGCAGGAAACGACCGTAAAGAGATGTGGGAAATGCAACAGATGCTAGCTAAGGACGGAGGAGTGCCGCGTGATGCGTGGGCATCGAGCATGGGGCTTTTGCAAATGGCCTACCTACTTAGTGCAGAGGTACAGAGGATATTGCAAGGTGATGAGGCATACTCGGAAGGACGGGTATATTTAATCAATCTGAAAACACTAAAGAGTTCATGGCATACTTTTCTGCCGGATCCACTATGTCCAGTTTGTAGTGAAATACCTGACGACTCACCAGCCGCGGCCCGAATTTCATTAACATCAAGTCCTAAGATTGAAGGAAGTTACCGCTACCGTTCGATGGATGATCTAAATAAAGTTCTAGTTAAAGACTATCTGGATCATCGGACGGGCGTTTTGAATGGGAAAATGTATGACCTTGTACCGCCTTTTGCTGATGTAGGTGTAAATTTGCCATTATTCTCAGGGGACGAGGGAGTAGCAGGGCGGACTCATTCATATGCGATAAGCGAGTTAACTGCTATTTTGGAGGGATTGGAGCGGTCTTGCGGTATATCCCCTCGTGGGAAACGGACAGTTGTCCATAATAGTTTTAATAACCTGAAAGATCGAGCCCTCAATCCTATTAAAGTAGGAGTGCACGCGAAGGAACAGTATGCACGGTCCGATTTTCCATTTGAACAGTTTAATCCTGATCGCCCGATGAACTGGGTATGGGGCTATTCGCTTTTGGAAGATCGTCCAATTTTGGTTCCAGAGTTGCTTGCCTATTACAGCTTGGGGTGCGGAAAAGGATTTGTCTATGAAACTTCTAACGGATGCGCATTAGGAGGGAGTCTAGAGGAAGCCATTTTCTATGGTATTTTGGAAGTGGTGGAACGTGATTCGTTTCTGATGACTTGGTACGCAAAACTGCCCCTACCTCGTCTTGATCCTTATACGGCTAACGATCAAGAATTGCAGTTGATGATTGACCGTGTACGGGTAGTGGGGGGATATGATCTGTATTTTTATAACTCGACAATGGAGCACGGAATTCCAAGTGTTTGGGCGATAGCAAAAAACAGGAAGAAAAAGGGGTTGAATATCATCTGTGCTGCTGGAGCTCATCTTGATCCAGTACGGGCGGTGAAAAGCACGATTCATGAGTTAGCTGCTATGATGCTTACCCTTGATGAGAAATTAGAGACGAACCAAGAAGAGTTTGTGCGAATGCTGCAAGATCCTTCCTTAGTGCAGAAGATGGACGATCATGGGATGTTGTACGGTTTGCCGCAAGCGCAAAAGCGCCTGCAGTTTTTGCTAGACGATAATCGTCCGTTGCGATCGTTTGATGAGGAATTCAAGTGGAAGTCGACGCATGCAGATCTGACCGATGATCTGAAGGATATTCTTCAGAAGTTTCGTCAATTGAATCTCGATGTGATTGTGGTGGATCAGTCGACATCAGAAACGAGACGAAACGGACTATATTGCGTGAAAGTGCTAATTCCTGGGATGTTGCCAATGACATTCGGACATCATCTTACGAGAGTAACGGGACTGGAGAGGGTGCTACTGGTACCAATGGAACTTGGATATTCGAAGCAACCGCTGACACTTGAACAGCTCAATCCACATCCACATCCGTTTCCATAA